A region of Subdoligranulum variabile DNA encodes the following proteins:
- a CDS encoding DUF1349 domain-containing protein has translation MTFDVKNLQWTRQPESYTITPERIEIVTRPRTDLWQRTYYHFRNDNAPVLQMRTGEKFFSFVVRTEFSESHHRFDQCGVVLYLDSENWIKGSIEYENERFQHLGSVVTNRGYSDWATTEIPADVKSMWYRLSRREDDFCIECSQDGEVFHQMRICHLHEATGEIRFGIYACSPEDSSFRAVFTGMELTECKWLAHDGQAPDEEA, from the coding sequence ATGACTTTTGATGTGAAGAATCTGCAATGGACAAGACAGCCGGAAAGTTATACGATCACGCCGGAGCGGATCGAGATCGTGACCCGGCCGCGCACGGATCTGTGGCAACGGACTTATTACCATTTCCGCAACGACAACGCGCCGGTGCTTCAGATGCGCACCGGGGAAAAGTTCTTCTCCTTTGTGGTCCGGACGGAATTCTCCGAAAGCCACCATCGTTTCGACCAGTGTGGGGTGGTGCTGTATCTGGACAGCGAAAACTGGATCAAAGGCTCTATCGAATATGAGAATGAACGTTTTCAGCATTTGGGCAGCGTGGTGACCAACCGTGGTTATTCCGACTGGGCAACTACCGAGATCCCCGCCGATGTCAAATCCATGTGGTATCGTCTGAGTCGCAGGGAGGACGACTTCTGCATCGAATGTTCGCAGGACGGTGAGGTCTTCCACCAGATGCGGATCTGCCATCTCCATGAAGCAACCGGGGAGATCCGGTTCGGTATCTATGCCTGCAGTCCCGAGGATTCCTCTTTCCGTGCTGTTTTTACCGGCATGGAACTGACCGAATGCAAGTGGCTGGCCCACGATGGGCAGGCACCGGACGAAGAAGCCTGA
- a CDS encoding aldo/keto reductase, whose product MQYRCDKSSTQLSVLGYGCMRFPRNGGRIDQEAVTEQIGEAVRLGVNYFDTAYVYGGSEAALGEALNRLDCRDKVYIADKLPQYLIKSRAGTERCFQEQLSRLKTDHIDFYLMHMLTDLAAWNKLCDLGIREWIAEKKASGAIGRIGFSFHGDTAAFLELLNAYDWDFCQIQYNYLDENTQAGRRGLEAAAAKGIPVIIMEPLRGGRLITGLSAEARKLVAESGRSAAGWGLRWLWDQPGVTVVLSGMNSLEMIRDNAAEADAAHPGCMTPQEHAFVEKMRADLQASMRVGCTGCAYCQPCPAGVDIPGVFASYNRMATEGRHAKMQYLLTTGLRRKGTGASQCVGCGKCEQHCPQHLPIRSLLKDAARELEGPLYKAARLGVRAFKLW is encoded by the coding sequence ATGCAATATCGTTGTGATAAGAGCAGTACCCAACTGTCGGTCTTGGGATATGGCTGCATGCGGTTCCCCAGGAACGGCGGTCGAATCGACCAGGAGGCTGTTACCGAGCAAATCGGAGAAGCCGTCCGTTTGGGTGTCAACTATTTTGATACCGCCTATGTTTATGGGGGCAGTGAGGCCGCACTGGGGGAAGCACTGAACCGTCTTGACTGCCGGGACAAAGTGTATATTGCAGACAAGCTGCCGCAATATCTGATCAAATCCCGGGCGGGGACTGAACGCTGCTTTCAGGAGCAGTTGTCCCGCCTGAAAACAGACCACATTGACTTTTATCTGATGCACATGCTCACGGATCTGGCTGCCTGGAACAAGCTGTGCGACCTGGGAATCCGGGAATGGATTGCAGAAAAGAAGGCGTCCGGTGCCATCGGCAGAATCGGCTTTTCCTTTCATGGGGATACGGCGGCCTTCCTGGAATTGCTGAATGCTTACGATTGGGACTTCTGTCAGATCCAGTACAACTATCTGGACGAGAACACCCAGGCAGGCCGCAGGGGACTGGAAGCGGCGGCAGCAAAAGGGATTCCGGTCATTATCATGGAACCCCTGCGTGGCGGGCGTTTGATCACGGGCCTTTCTGCCGAGGCCCGGAAGCTGGTGGCCGAGAGCGGCCGTTCTGCGGCGGGCTGGGGGTTGCGCTGGCTGTGGGATCAACCGGGGGTAACGGTGGTGTTGTCCGGCATGAACAGCCTGGAGATGATTCGGGATAACGCTGCCGAGGCTGATGCTGCGCACCCCGGCTGCATGACACCGCAGGAACATGCCTTTGTGGAAAAAATGCGGGCGGACCTGCAGGCATCCATGCGGGTGGGATGTACCGGCTGTGCCTATTGCCAGCCCTGCCCGGCGGGGGTGGATATCCCGGGGGTGTTTGCCAGCTATAACCGCATGGCCACGGAGGGCAGACACGCCAAAATGCAGTATCTGCTCACCACCGGCTTGCGTCGCAAGGGGACTGGTGCCAGCCAGTGTGTGGGATGCGGCAAATGCGAACAGCACTGTCCGCAGCACCTGCCCATACGCAGTCTGCTCAAGGATGCAGCCAGAGAACTGGAAGGGCCGCTGTACAAGGCGGCGCGGCTGGGCGTGAGAGCCTTCAAATTGTGGTAA
- a CDS encoding DUF1848 domain-containing protein — MNPLIISASRRTDIPAYYADWFYNRIREGYVCVRNPMNFHQVSRIDLSPDVVDGIVFWTKNPLPLMSRLEELWAYPFYFQFTLTPYGKDVEPGVPSKNDVILPAFQELSRRIGPERVIWRYDPILFTDRYTMDYHITFFRQLARRLEGYTHKCIISFVDLYRNTQANMNGLGFAPLTEKEIMGLAQRLADIAGKHHLVLETCAEQIDLSPYGVAHGHCIDRTLLEQIAGYRLALEKDKNQRPECGCMASIDIGMYDTCRHGCKYCYATHSLKTVARNTQAHAPNSPLLCGQILPEDVVKERAVKSYKEEFPQFSL; from the coding sequence GTGAACCCTTTGATCATCAGCGCCAGCAGGCGGACCGATATTCCCGCCTATTATGCCGATTGGTTTTACAACCGTATCCGGGAAGGCTATGTCTGCGTCCGCAATCCCATGAACTTCCATCAAGTGAGCCGCATTGACCTGTCGCCGGACGTGGTGGATGGCATCGTATTCTGGACCAAGAATCCGCTGCCGCTAATGTCTCGGTTGGAGGAACTGTGGGCGTACCCGTTCTATTTTCAGTTCACCCTGACCCCATACGGAAAAGACGTAGAGCCGGGCGTGCCCAGCAAAAATGATGTGATTCTTCCTGCCTTTCAGGAACTTTCCCGTAGGATCGGCCCCGAACGTGTGATCTGGAGGTATGATCCTATCCTGTTCACTGACCGGTACACGATGGACTACCACATTACCTTTTTCAGACAGTTGGCCCGACGGCTGGAGGGCTATACCCACAAGTGTATCATCAGCTTCGTGGACCTGTACCGCAACACCCAGGCCAACATGAACGGCCTGGGCTTTGCTCCCCTTACAGAGAAGGAAATCATGGGGCTAGCTCAACGGTTGGCCGATATTGCGGGTAAACATCATCTTGTGCTGGAAACCTGCGCGGAACAAATAGACTTATCACCATACGGCGTTGCTCACGGCCACTGCATTGACCGCACCTTGCTGGAGCAGATTGCGGGGTACCGTCTTGCATTGGAGAAAGACAAGAACCAACGCCCGGAATGCGGCTGCATGGCCAGCATCGACATTGGAATGTACGACACCTGTCGCCACGGTTGCAAGTATTGTTATGCTACGCACAGTCTGAAAACCGTTGCACGCAATACACAAGCCCACGCTCCGAACTCACCGCTGCTCTGCGGGCAGATTCTGCCGGAGGATGTGGTAAAGGAACGGGCGGTAAAGTCATATAAGGAAGAGTTTCCGCAATTTTCTTTATGA
- a CDS encoding relaxase/mobilization nuclease domain-containing protein: MAVTKIWPVKGRLDAVIRYAGNEEKTRLPDLTGLSAGKDDLSDVLQYAANDAKTTRESQLFVSGINCVPEIARQQMELTKQQFGKTGGTVAFHAYQSFRPGEVTPEQCHSIGVELAKRVWGDRFQVLVATHLNTDCCHNHFVINSVSFVDGKRYNDCKKTYRALQDASDELCREQGLSVVDKKDAHRVPRNLYLAEKAGEPTRYSIF; this comes from the coding sequence ATGGCTGTCACCAAGATCTGGCCCGTGAAAGGGCGTCTGGATGCGGTCATACGCTATGCCGGAAATGAAGAAAAGACCCGCCTGCCGGACCTGACCGGCCTGTCTGCGGGCAAGGACGATCTGAGCGATGTGCTGCAGTATGCCGCCAATGATGCCAAGACCACCCGGGAAAGCCAGCTGTTTGTCAGCGGCATCAACTGTGTGCCGGAGATTGCCCGCCAACAGATGGAGCTGACCAAGCAGCAGTTCGGCAAGACCGGCGGCACGGTGGCCTTTCACGCCTACCAAAGTTTCCGCCCCGGTGAAGTCACGCCGGAGCAGTGTCACTCCATCGGGGTGGAACTGGCCAAGCGGGTATGGGGAGACCGCTTCCAGGTGCTGGTAGCCACCCACCTGAACACCGACTGCTGCCACAATCACTTCGTCATCAACTCGGTATCCTTCGTGGACGGCAAACGGTACAACGACTGTAAAAAGACCTACCGCGCCCTGCAGGACGCCTCGGATGAACTTTGCCGGGAGCAGGGGCTTTCGGTTGTAGACAAAAAGGATGCTCACCGCGTACCCCGTAACCTTTACCTGGCCGAGAAGGCCGGAGAACCTACCCGGTATAGCATATTTTGA
- a CDS encoding plasmid mobilization protein, whose amino-acid sequence MLTRNVQLNIRVTPEEKKLFEQAAARCGLTLSQYIRMRLHNQMPRHLPNADYRQVLDALTALYQKDNTPEVQQEILNTLLAVQRAVTVPQKEE is encoded by the coding sequence ATGTTGACTCGAAACGTGCAACTGAACATCCGGGTGACACCGGAAGAAAAGAAGCTGTTTGAACAGGCAGCTGCCCGATGCGGGCTGACACTCTCCCAATACATCCGCATGCGGCTGCACAACCAGATGCCCCGGCACCTGCCCAACGCCGACTATCGACAGGTACTGGACGCCCTCACTGCTCTCTACCAAAAGGACAACACGCCGGAGGTGCAGCAGGAGATTCTGAACACGCTGCTGGCCGTCCAGAGGGCAGTTACTGTGCCGCAGAAGGAGGAATGA
- a CDS encoding TnpV protein, protein MKLTYTEINGYLIPDLVLPETDTRPIGKYGELRRQFLREHRPDLFDLMLLEGTLHSHLADMDASARQMVEETIAQMARQQGVDEALKRANPLAWAGRMNAIKNAAEEAVLPDLLYGDALE, encoded by the coding sequence ATGAAACTGACCTACACCGAGATCAACGGCTATCTGATTCCCGATCTGGTTCTCCCCGAAACCGATACCCGACCCATCGGCAAATACGGTGAACTGCGGCGGCAGTTCCTCCGGGAGCATCGTCCCGACCTGTTCGACCTCATGCTTCTGGAAGGTACGCTGCACAGCCACCTGGCTGATATGGACGCTTCCGCCCGGCAGATGGTGGAGGAGACCATCGCACAGATGGCCCGCCAGCAGGGCGTGGATGAAGCCCTCAAACGGGCCAATCCGCTTGCCTGGGCAGGGCGCATGAATGCAATCAAGAATGCAGCCGAGGAAGCGGTCCTGCCGGACCTTCTGTACGGGGACGCGCTGGAGTGA
- a CDS encoding helix-turn-helix domain-containing protein has product MLSQNLKTIRKSKGLSQQELAVKLNVVRQTISKWEQGLSVPDSEMLISISEVLETPVSILLGENVVLPEADTLKAISEKLEVINLQMAQKKNTRRKIIHWSLIGLCAIIMAIFVVLYFWKSPYQAWNYADPETAVLGVAFHSLEWLFVRVAPLAFVGAIIGIVLTRKKS; this is encoded by the coding sequence ATGCTCAGCCAAAATCTGAAAACAATCAGAAAATCGAAAGGACTTTCACAACAGGAGCTTGCCGTCAAACTGAATGTGGTACGACAGACGATTTCCAAATGGGAACAAGGGTTATCAGTTCCTGATTCCGAGATGCTGATTTCCATATCAGAAGTTCTGGAAACGCCTGTGAGTATCTTGCTTGGGGAAAATGTCGTTTTGCCGGAGGCAGATACCCTGAAAGCAATTTCTGAAAAATTGGAGGTGATTAATTTACAGATGGCGCAGAAAAAGAACACGAGAAGAAAAATCATTCACTGGTCGCTCATCGGACTGTGTGCGATCATCATGGCGATTTTTGTGGTTTTGTATTTTTGGAAAAGTCCTTACCAGGCATGGAATTATGCCGATCCTGAAACTGCTGTCCTCGGCGTAGCATTTCACTCGTTGGAATGGCTGTTCGTCAGAGTGGCTCCCCTTGCCTTTGTGGGAGCCATCATCGGTATCGTTCTGACGCGAAAGAAGTCTTAA
- a CDS encoding helix-turn-helix transcriptional regulator yields MKMDRLIGILSILLQREQVTAPELAEQFEVSRRTIQRDIEALGRAGIPITTAQGAGGGISIIEGYRVDRTVLTAPEMQAILAGLRSLDSVSGTRRYAQLMEKLSAGNSTLISGGTHMLIDLSSWYKSSLAPKIEAIQNAMEQHHLVHFTYDAPKGTSVRSVESYYLVFHWSTWYLWGWCQTRQDFRLFKLNRMTNLSTGDPFTPRPAPLPDLDPERIYPTQYQVCVRFTPACRWRLVEEYGADSFTVQPDGSLLFRRGFPDADSVISWILTFGDGAELLEPAELREQLGALVRRLAQRYEKRR; encoded by the coding sequence ATGAAAATGGATCGGCTGATCGGTATTTTGTCCATCCTTCTTCAGCGGGAACAGGTCACCGCGCCGGAACTGGCGGAGCAGTTCGAAGTGTCCCGCCGTACCATCCAGCGGGACATCGAAGCCCTGGGCCGGGCAGGCATCCCCATCACCACCGCACAGGGCGCTGGCGGAGGAATCTCCATCATAGAGGGATACCGGGTGGACCGCACGGTGCTCACTGCCCCGGAAATGCAAGCCATTCTGGCGGGGCTGCGCAGTCTGGACAGCGTCAGCGGCACCCGGCGCTATGCTCAGCTCATGGAAAAGCTGTCCGCCGGAAACAGTACCCTGATATCCGGCGGCACCCACATGCTCATTGATTTGTCCTCGTGGTACAAAAGCAGCCTTGCCCCTAAAATCGAGGCCATACAGAATGCCATGGAGCAGCACCACCTTGTTCATTTCACTTACGACGCGCCCAAGGGCACATCGGTGCGCAGCGTAGAGTCCTATTATCTGGTCTTTCATTGGTCCACATGGTATCTGTGGGGCTGGTGTCAAACCCGGCAGGACTTCCGCTTGTTCAAGCTCAACCGCATGACAAACCTTTCTACCGGAGATCCCTTTACACCACGCCCAGCCCCTTTGCCGGATCTGGACCCGGAGCGGATTTATCCAACTCAATATCAGGTGTGTGTTCGTTTTACCCCGGCCTGCCGTTGGCGGCTGGTGGAAGAATACGGTGCAGACAGCTTTACCGTACAGCCGGACGGCTCCTTGCTTTTCCGTCGCGGTTTCCCGGACGCGGACAGTGTAATCAGCTGGATTCTCACCTTTGGGGATGGCGCTGAGCTGCTGGAACCTGCCGAGTTGCGGGAACAGCTGGGGGCTCTTGTCAGGCGGCTGGCCCAGCGCTATGAGAAACGGAGGTAG
- a CDS encoding TfoX/Sxy family protein — MASHSDYVEYVVEQLRGAGSVRARKMFGEYGLFCDGTFFAVICDDQLFIKITPQGEAAFPDLPKAPSHEGASDSFVIEDVDDPTMAVELTRITCEALRKAASQKRRK, encoded by the coding sequence ATGGCATCTCATTCTGATTATGTGGAGTATGTGGTGGAACAGCTGCGCGGTGCCGGAAGCGTCCGTGCCCGCAAAATGTTCGGGGAATACGGCCTGTTCTGTGACGGGACTTTCTTCGCCGTCATCTGCGATGACCAGTTGTTTATCAAAATCACTCCACAAGGAGAAGCAGCCTTTCCCGACCTGCCAAAGGCTCCGTCCCATGAAGGAGCAAGCGATTCCTTTGTGATTGAGGACGTGGATGACCCAACCATGGCGGTGGAATTGACCCGCATCACCTGTGAAGCGCTGCGCAAAGCGGCATCTCAAAAGCGGA